One part of the Terrimicrobium sacchariphilum genome encodes these proteins:
- a CDS encoding type II secretion system protein, which translates to MRSNSPRRAFTLVEVLIAMVVFMLLVGGIFTVVTVSTISAREVTTMRLQGARIDSFQALLRTLFVNLPPDARIDLRVRDAKGGPAVELLIFPAPDFMDFQTGGTGAGLAIAALPDGRGAFTISMANFRSPIGEEREKEIAAATWIPLLPDVRSVRWRFGLAGQPILQETWDGNSGRPVFVVFELTLTDGSTSEFTFGVPILTRASDRPPRDR; encoded by the coding sequence ATGCGAAGCAATAGTCCCCGACGCGCCTTTACTCTCGTTGAGGTGCTCATTGCCATGGTGGTGTTCATGCTGCTCGTGGGAGGCATTTTTACCGTCGTCACCGTCTCGACCATCTCAGCGCGCGAAGTCACCACCATGCGGCTCCAGGGCGCCCGTATCGACTCTTTTCAGGCGCTCCTCCGCACGCTCTTCGTCAATCTCCCGCCCGATGCCCGCATCGACCTGCGTGTGCGTGATGCCAAGGGTGGCCCGGCGGTGGAGTTGCTCATCTTTCCGGCGCCGGATTTCATGGACTTTCAGACTGGCGGAACCGGAGCCGGTCTTGCCATCGCGGCCCTGCCCGATGGGCGTGGCGCCTTCACGATCTCCATGGCCAACTTTCGCTCGCCCATCGGTGAGGAGCGCGAAAAGGAGATCGCAGCTGCCACGTGGATTCCGCTCCTGCCCGACGTTCGTTCAGTACGGTGGAGATTCGGCCTTGCCGGGCAGCCTATCCTCCAGGAGACATGGGATGGCAACTCGGGCCGCCCGGTCTTTGTGGTTTTCGAGCTGACCCTTACCGATGGCTCGACATCGGAGTTTACTTTTGGCGTTCCCATTCTGACCCGGGCCTCCGATCGCCCGCCTCGCGACCGATGA
- a CDS encoding prepilin-type N-terminal cleavage/methylation domain-containing protein — protein sequence MRSRVRKTPAALTSTPWDPTASRVRMTCPRTRGTADSHRAFTLIEVIVALAIIAIIFIALIPLAAPSLSERKLRHAMDDIVAFVRSNRLAAEAAGRDVLIQCHSDGLMVNQKSLAGRLDVPGVRMSIRFPGGKMERARGQVWRILPCGVVSPATVRVEDGDYWLEVDVDPLTGDIMEERYSL from the coding sequence ATGCGTTCCCGGGTAAGAAAAACGCCGGCGGCTTTGACCTCTACTCCTTGGGACCCGACCGCAAGCCGAGTGAGGATGACGTGCCCAAGAACTAGAGGCACCGCAGACAGCCATCGGGCTTTCACCCTCATCGAGGTGATTGTAGCCCTGGCAATCATAGCGATCATCTTTATTGCCCTCATCCCGCTGGCTGCGCCGTCGCTTTCCGAACGCAAGCTCCGCCATGCGATGGATGATATCGTGGCCTTCGTGCGTTCCAATCGCCTCGCTGCCGAGGCCGCCGGCCGCGATGTTTTAATTCAGTGCCACTCCGACGGCCTCATGGTGAACCAGAAGTCTCTCGCAGGTCGCCTGGATGTGCCGGGGGTGCGTATGTCTATCCGCTTTCCTGGAGGCAAGATGGAACGCGCTCGCGGTCAGGTGTGGCGGATCTTGCCCTGTGGGGTGGTCTCACCCGCGACCGTGCGGGTCGAGGATGGCGACTATTGGCTGGAGGTGGATGTCGACCCGCTTACCGGCGACATCATGGAGGAGCGGTACTCGCTCTAG
- a CDS encoding PEP-CTERM sorting domain-containing protein has translation MKSIYCLILSLALGASSLRATVLTSIPGPEDQGNMIMPLVRLSGNALSLEFDTSRTPQLASLETWAPGDTFQPTAAWYAILDPVGGAGSLFNNEYGFTFSGAIPQGKALAISLLSVSSIEMKFFNYVNSQNRFDEIFSDVGDQLLWSGNMWHNYVTLPSGAAEGTYTASFEVYLVNGTFTSGTGNADYTTLGQDAPRDPNYSSVTINYTWTVVPEPSTWMLLGLAGVLFLMLRRKRGVA, from the coding sequence ATGAAATCCATTTATTGCCTTATCCTTTCGCTTGCCCTCGGTGCATCGTCGCTGCGGGCCACCGTCCTCACCTCCATCCCCGGTCCTGAAGATCAGGGTAACATGATTATGCCGCTGGTGCGGCTTTCCGGGAATGCTCTATCACTGGAGTTTGATACGAGCAGAACTCCCCAACTCGCGTCGTTGGAAACATGGGCCCCAGGGGACACGTTTCAACCTACGGCGGCCTGGTATGCCATCCTTGATCCAGTTGGGGGAGCCGGGAGTTTGTTTAATAACGAATATGGTTTTACCTTCTCGGGTGCTATCCCCCAGGGAAAAGCACTCGCCATCAGTCTGCTCTCGGTCAGTTCGATCGAGATGAAGTTCTTCAACTACGTCAACAGCCAGAATCGGTTTGATGAGATATTCTCCGATGTCGGGGATCAGCTTCTTTGGAGCGGCAATATGTGGCATAACTATGTCACGCTGCCCTCTGGTGCCGCTGAAGGGACCTACACCGCGAGCTTTGAAGTGTATCTCGTGAATGGGACGTTTACCAGTGGCACGGGAAATGCCGACTACACAACGCTGGGACAGGATGCTCCGCGCGATCCGAACTATAGCAGCGTAACCATCAACTACACCTGGACGGTCGTTCCGGAGCCTTCGACATGGATGCTCCTCGGCCTCGCCGGTGTGCTTTTCCTCATGTTGCGTCGAAAGCGTGGGGTCGCATAG
- the gspG gene encoding type II secretion system major pseudopilin GspG, with translation MSISSSFSASRPSLQSGYTLVEIMIVLGIIAVLAGSAIYMLVGSVDTAKDQRVDSDIQAIKQQLSLYEMQNYTYPTTAQGLEALVVRPSTEPVPRKWRQLLKAVPLDPWGTPYQYAFPGKKNAGGFDLYSLGPDRKPSEDDVPKN, from the coding sequence ATGAGCATCTCTTCTTCGTTTTCTGCCTCCCGGCCCTCATTACAATCCGGCTACACGCTGGTGGAGATCATGATCGTGCTCGGCATCATTGCTGTGCTCGCCGGGTCGGCCATCTACATGCTCGTTGGCAGCGTGGATACCGCAAAAGACCAGCGAGTGGACTCCGACATTCAGGCCATCAAGCAGCAGCTCAGCCTGTACGAGATGCAGAACTACACGTACCCGACCACGGCCCAGGGCCTCGAGGCGCTCGTAGTACGGCCCTCGACCGAACCTGTCCCGCGCAAATGGCGGCAACTCCTGAAAGCCGTGCCACTCGATCCCTGGGGCACCCCTTACCAGTATGCGTTCCCGGGTAAGAAAAACGCCGGCGGCTTTGACCTCTACTCCTTGGGACCCGACCGCAAGCCGAGTGAGGATGACGTGCCCAAGAACTAG
- a CDS encoding HAD family hydrolase, which produces MPPLHPIPRAVIFDLDNCLADAREVGTELFEEGFQAIRDANTGWLAETALEAAFSDCWRHPLDWVAERHGFSPEMLRAGWETFSRMEVRHPMHGYGDLPELLKLPQHRVLVTSGFRHLQESKIRALNLSSYVHELYVDAIDEPDRIGKKGWFQRILASHGLTPAETFVVGDSAASEIAAGNSLGMPTVQILRPGVPRSETARFHIASLAELPGLLGR; this is translated from the coding sequence ATGCCCCCGCTTCATCCCATACCGCGCGCGGTGATCTTTGACCTCGATAATTGCCTCGCCGATGCCCGAGAGGTTGGCACCGAACTCTTCGAGGAGGGATTTCAGGCAATACGCGATGCCAATACTGGATGGCTGGCCGAGACAGCCCTGGAGGCGGCATTTTCCGACTGCTGGCGGCATCCGCTGGACTGGGTGGCGGAGCGGCATGGGTTCTCGCCGGAGATGCTGAGAGCGGGCTGGGAGACCTTTTCCCGGATGGAGGTTCGCCATCCTATGCATGGATATGGCGACTTGCCCGAGTTGCTGAAGCTGCCGCAACACCGCGTGCTGGTGACATCAGGATTTCGCCATCTGCAGGAGAGCAAGATTCGCGCGCTGAACCTCTCGAGCTATGTGCACGAGCTTTACGTCGACGCCATCGACGAGCCGGATCGCATTGGGAAGAAGGGATGGTTCCAGCGTATCCTCGCCAGTCACGGCCTCACGCCTGCCGAGACTTTCGTCGTAGGCGACAGTGCGGCCTCCGAGATCGCTGCGGGCAACAGCCTCGGTATGCCCACCGTGCAGATCCTCCGTCCAGGGGTCCCCCGCTCCGAGACGGCGCGGTTTCACATCGCCTCGCTGGCCGAGCTGCCCGGGCTGCTCGGTCGCTGA
- a CDS encoding type IV pilus modification PilV family protein: MSTRGFTLMEVLVATAVFAFAVLGLLFALNVTTDAARETLRQQAIRTELQNRLARLSAPPFIAGRQTEDRDGITYTSEITSEQIKAADLTLMGGYWRIRVTAAWKESGKNYEWDVSHLAFNAKQ, encoded by the coding sequence ATGTCAACGAGGGGATTCACCCTCATGGAAGTGCTGGTGGCCACGGCTGTCTTCGCCTTTGCCGTGCTAGGGTTGCTTTTTGCTCTCAATGTCACCACCGACGCCGCTCGTGAGACCCTGCGTCAGCAGGCCATTCGCACCGAGCTGCAGAACCGTCTGGCCCGTCTTTCTGCCCCGCCTTTCATCGCCGGTCGCCAGACGGAGGACCGCGATGGCATCACCTATACCTCGGAGATCACCAGCGAGCAGATCAAAGCCGCCGACCTGACCTTGATGGGAGGGTATTGGCGTATCCGTGTCACTGCGGCCTGGAAGGAGAGTGGCAAAAACTATGAATGGGATGTCTCCCATCTCGCCTTCAATGCGAAGCAATAG
- a CDS encoding general secretion pathway protein GspK, with translation MTAHLDLRLSRGAALLITLWCVAIVAIVVVTLARVVDADVDTEKVRAKRFEAREFALSGMAHGMNPKLERDSEFFNQTLPSGGEWHVRIVGEASRININTVLADRDSHILERLFRLWGLSDEEVRIVTDSLGDWVDRDGLARLNGAEREQLLGQDQYSLPENRNFRSVNEMSRVRGMDAVARVKPDWKDFFTVYGNGKIDIQDASADVLEAAGLTATQAEAVLEIRNGGDRLPGTPDDPTIKDISWIAEAAGIDPERAATMLQNFQLTSEPTRVESVGILGGTRYRITSVLDRKQGTPFSWEEE, from the coding sequence ATGACCGCCCACCTCGACCTCAGGCTTTCGCGTGGCGCGGCGCTGCTCATTACCTTGTGGTGTGTCGCCATCGTGGCCATCGTCGTTGTGACACTCGCGCGCGTGGTGGATGCCGACGTCGACACCGAGAAAGTGCGGGCAAAGCGCTTCGAGGCACGTGAGTTCGCACTCTCTGGCATGGCTCACGGGATGAACCCCAAGCTGGAGCGCGACAGCGAGTTCTTTAACCAAACTCTTCCCTCCGGTGGCGAATGGCACGTCCGGATTGTCGGAGAAGCTTCCCGGATCAACATCAACACCGTTCTCGCCGACCGGGACAGCCACATCCTTGAGCGTCTCTTTCGTCTTTGGGGACTCTCCGATGAGGAGGTGCGAATCGTCACGGATTCCCTTGGCGACTGGGTGGATCGCGACGGCCTCGCACGTCTCAACGGCGCGGAGAGAGAGCAACTCCTGGGACAGGACCAGTATTCGCTGCCGGAAAATCGTAACTTTCGTTCCGTCAATGAGATGTCGCGCGTGCGCGGAATGGATGCAGTGGCCCGCGTGAAACCCGATTGGAAAGATTTTTTCACCGTCTACGGTAATGGAAAGATCGACATTCAGGATGCCTCCGCGGATGTGCTGGAGGCCGCTGGCCTGACCGCTACGCAGGCTGAAGCTGTTCTCGAGATCCGCAATGGGGGCGACCGACTTCCCGGCACTCCAGATGATCCCACGATCAAGGATATAAGCTGGATCGCCGAGGCTGCCGGGATCGATCCTGAGCGGGCAGCGACCATGCTCCAGAATTTCCAACTCACCTCCGAGCCGACACGGGTCGAAAGTGTTGGAATCCTCGGTGGAACCCGCTACCGCATCACCTCTGTGCTCGACCGCAAGCAGGGCACTCCGTTTAGTTGGGAGGAGGAATGA
- a CDS encoding PAS domain S-box protein translates to MNRFSPADASVFDLSGSPPRIIELIRTAHWDWRPPEDSESLGEGFAELFGWAPEVLPTHPRAWRKFLRGEDVDRMEESFRKHVESRGRIPFREEARYTNANGSLMWVICDGHVIDWGPNGEPLRVTGTHTDVSAVRIQKQRHELLSLVAAHTIHAVIITDADGFIQWANPSFSKITGYSLEEVRGKKPGQVLQGPESDQETIGRLRGAISDGRSCEETLTNYTKSGTPYIVHVKIDPVRDAMGKITHFIAVQTDVTRQVKAQRALAQSESRLRAVLDSATGVALIATNPEGLITYFSRGAETLLGYSSDEVVGKCTPIIFHDALEVEDYAKHLLIEHDLSAEGFRTLTAIAERVGVDSRQWSFICKNGSRKSVALSVTIVRDEHGAVQSYLGTAIDVTQREQMERDIRRSEQQFRGMFELSPVGISFNMMDGSFVDANRALLDSLGYARDELKQMTYWDLTPREYELQELVQLEQMRQTGRYGPYEKEFYHRDGHRVPALLHGVVLENPGSEPTVCSIVQDITESKRTERELRLAAEAQQAAYTLLEAAGRLGRVGHWEWTVLSKVMYWSDVTYEITEVTPSANLSREMMVHLVIESDRDRVINALGDLVRTGQKLDLETQIVTPSGRTKWVHCMAEAVKSKGDQIISLRGVLQDIDERRRAAELLEQRNRELEIATARAEAHARAKEEFLANVSHEIRTPLNAVIGMSELLSGANLLPHERELVETIHSSGNTLLALINDILDFSKIESGQLDLETIKVDLRDCLESAMEVMATTSARKKLDLVCRVHPEVPAWIKGDPTRLRQIFVNLLSNAVKFTTHGEVVATLELRRDLMGRPLIHGEVRDSGIGIPTHRMVKLFQAFSQVDASTTRRYGGTGLGLVICHRLIEKMGGRIWVESDFGHGSLFQFEFPAIAVNSPPRGQVDTLSLRSRRILIADDNAASRDVYRAQAEEECGMIACVTDTADAALDELRRDASYDIILVDSSMRTALGEEIVSGIRALQKETPIVALAPMGATPAPVKSVHHVTVLSRPARRAALLATMVRMIEGRAGENGESRHAIQEPSQGSLLPLRILVAEDNSVNQRVAQLMLHRIGYDAMIVANGVEALHALGTVPFDVVLLDVQMPEMDGLQAAREIRKRTTPSFHPWLIALTANAEESDRTACLEAGMDDYMSKPVSLESLKDSLSRAYHACRGMRQATTTAQS, encoded by the coding sequence ATGAATCGATTTAGCCCGGCGGACGCCTCCGTTTTCGATCTTTCAGGTAGCCCCCCCAGAATTATTGAGCTTATCCGGACGGCGCACTGGGATTGGAGGCCTCCGGAAGACAGTGAATCCCTCGGTGAGGGATTTGCAGAATTATTTGGTTGGGCTCCCGAAGTATTACCGACGCACCCCCGAGCGTGGCGCAAGTTCCTCCGGGGGGAGGATGTCGACCGCATGGAGGAGAGCTTTCGCAAACACGTCGAGAGCCGGGGGCGCATTCCCTTCCGCGAAGAGGCCAGGTACACCAATGCGAATGGCTCTCTGATGTGGGTGATATGCGACGGACATGTCATCGATTGGGGGCCAAACGGAGAACCCCTTCGCGTGACCGGCACACATACCGATGTGTCGGCAGTCCGCATCCAGAAGCAGCGCCATGAGCTTCTTTCGCTGGTCGCAGCTCATACAATTCACGCCGTCATCATCACAGACGCGGATGGCTTCATCCAATGGGCAAACCCCAGCTTTTCCAAAATCACCGGCTACTCGCTGGAGGAGGTGCGGGGAAAGAAACCGGGCCAGGTATTGCAAGGGCCCGAATCGGACCAGGAGACCATCGGGCGCCTCCGAGGGGCCATCTCGGACGGCCGAAGCTGCGAAGAAACGCTGACGAATTATACCAAATCCGGCACCCCCTACATCGTGCATGTCAAGATCGACCCCGTCCGTGACGCGATGGGCAAGATCACTCACTTCATCGCCGTACAGACGGATGTCACCAGGCAGGTGAAGGCCCAACGCGCGCTCGCCCAGAGTGAGAGCCGACTCCGGGCGGTGCTGGATTCAGCCACCGGCGTGGCTCTTATCGCCACAAATCCCGAGGGACTCATCACATACTTCAGCCGGGGCGCGGAGACCCTGCTCGGATATTCCTCCGACGAGGTGGTGGGCAAATGCACTCCGATCATTTTTCACGACGCGCTCGAGGTCGAGGACTACGCAAAACACCTCCTTATCGAACACGACCTCTCTGCGGAAGGGTTTCGCACCCTTACCGCCATCGCCGAGAGAGTCGGAGTCGACAGTCGGCAATGGTCCTTCATATGCAAGAATGGCAGTCGAAAGTCGGTCGCGCTAAGTGTCACGATCGTGCGCGACGAGCATGGAGCAGTGCAGTCCTATCTCGGCACCGCCATCGATGTAACCCAGCGTGAGCAGATGGAGCGAGACATCCGCCGGAGTGAGCAGCAGTTCCGCGGGATGTTTGAGCTTTCGCCCGTAGGCATCTCGTTCAACATGATGGACGGCAGCTTTGTCGATGCCAACCGCGCTCTCCTCGACAGTCTCGGGTATGCGAGGGATGAGCTGAAGCAGATGACTTACTGGGATCTCACGCCCCGGGAGTACGAGTTGCAGGAACTCGTCCAACTCGAGCAGATGCGCCAGACCGGGAGGTACGGCCCGTATGAAAAGGAGTTCTATCATCGGGACGGCCATCGCGTACCGGCCCTCCTCCACGGGGTCGTGCTGGAAAATCCCGGGAGCGAGCCAACAGTCTGCTCGATCGTACAGGACATCACGGAGAGCAAACGCACCGAAAGGGAGCTACGGCTGGCGGCCGAGGCCCAACAGGCTGCCTACACGTTGCTGGAAGCGGCAGGTCGACTGGGACGGGTCGGCCACTGGGAATGGACGGTCCTTTCCAAGGTCATGTACTGGTCGGACGTCACCTACGAGATTACCGAGGTCACTCCGTCGGCAAATCTCTCGCGGGAGATGATGGTCCACCTGGTGATCGAAAGCGATCGCGACCGGGTAATCAACGCCCTCGGCGATCTGGTGCGAACCGGGCAAAAGCTGGATCTCGAAACGCAAATCGTCACCCCGTCAGGGCGCACGAAATGGGTTCACTGCATGGCTGAGGCTGTGAAATCCAAGGGCGACCAGATCATCTCCTTGCGCGGAGTCCTCCAGGACATCGATGAACGCCGCCGCGCTGCCGAGCTGCTGGAACAGCGGAACAGAGAGCTTGAGATTGCCACAGCGAGAGCTGAGGCCCACGCCCGAGCGAAGGAGGAATTCCTCGCCAATGTCAGCCATGAAATCCGCACGCCTCTCAATGCCGTCATCGGCATGTCCGAGCTGCTTTCCGGCGCCAATCTCCTGCCGCACGAACGCGAACTCGTCGAAACGATCCACAGCAGCGGCAACACTCTGCTCGCGCTCATCAACGACATCCTCGATTTTTCCAAGATCGAGTCTGGACAGCTCGATCTCGAGACCATCAAGGTCGATCTGCGCGACTGCCTGGAATCTGCCATGGAGGTCATGGCAACAACCTCGGCCCGGAAAAAACTCGATCTCGTCTGCCGGGTGCATCCGGAGGTGCCCGCCTGGATCAAGGGCGACCCGACGCGCCTGCGCCAGATATTTGTCAACCTGCTGTCGAATGCAGTGAAATTCACCACCCACGGCGAAGTCGTGGCCACACTGGAGCTCCGACGTGATCTCATGGGGCGGCCATTGATTCATGGAGAGGTACGCGACTCCGGCATCGGCATCCCGACGCACCGCATGGTGAAGCTCTTTCAGGCCTTCAGCCAGGTCGATGCCTCCACCACGCGGCGATACGGTGGCACGGGGCTCGGGCTCGTCATCTGCCACCGACTCATCGAGAAAATGGGGGGACGCATCTGGGTCGAGTCAGATTTCGGCCATGGATCGCTCTTTCAATTCGAGTTTCCTGCCATCGCGGTTAATTCTCCGCCAAGAGGACAAGTCGATACCCTCTCTTTGCGTAGCCGCCGGATCCTGATCGCGGATGATAACGCAGCCTCGCGAGATGTTTACCGCGCTCAGGCAGAAGAAGAGTGCGGCATGATAGCCTGCGTGACCGATACCGCCGATGCGGCTCTGGATGAGCTGCGTCGGGACGCCTCCTACGACATCATCCTGGTGGACAGCTCCATGCGCACCGCCTTGGGAGAGGAAATCGTCTCGGGCATTCGCGCCCTGCAAAAGGAGACGCCGATCGTCGCGCTCGCTCCCATGGGAGCCACACCGGCTCCGGTAAAGAGCGTACATCATGTCACCGTGCTTTCGCGCCCGGCACGCAGGGCGGCCCTTCTCGCCACGATGGTTCGCATGATCGAAGGCAGAGCCGGAGAAAATGGAGAGAGCCGCCATGCAATCCAGGAGCCATCCCAGGGATCACTCCTGCCCTTGAGAATCCTGGTTGCGGAAGACAATTCAGTGAACCAGCGGGTCGCCCAGTTGATGCTCCACCGGATCGGCTACGACGCAATGATCGTCGCCAATGGCGTTGAGGCCCTGCACGCCCTCGGGACGGTACCTTTCGATGTCGTACTGCTCGATGTACAGATGCCGGAGATGGACGGGCTGCAGGCGGCCCGCGAGATACGCAAACGTACCACTCCCTCATTTCATCCCTGGCTGATCGCCCTCACAGCCAATGCCGAGGAAAGCGACCGGACAGCCTGCCTGGAGGCGGGCATGGACGACTACATGAGCAAGCCAGTGAGCCTGGAATCCCTCAAAGACAGTCTGAGCCGCGCCTACCATGCCTGCCGGGGCATGCGTCAGGCAACCACAACGGCCCAATCGTAA
- a CDS encoding GspMb/PilO family protein, whose product MRRLSPSETRLLVIFGCVVALIVNLFVLRWYVGARNAALARLSDLRAMGVEYRSVVAERPIWEARQRWMEGNPPQAYAGWQTESAFAEEIQKSLQKEGITIDSQSLRESRHEGDLVRMELELSLKADLEHIVRWLYSIQQPGRYIVIEEMNLKCLDKGDTMIVRLRVTKIGKMEGVAKSS is encoded by the coding sequence ATGAGAAGGCTCAGTCCCAGCGAAACCCGCCTGCTTGTGATCTTCGGGTGCGTTGTTGCACTCATCGTCAATCTTTTCGTCCTGCGCTGGTATGTGGGTGCCCGTAATGCGGCGCTCGCCCGACTTTCCGACCTCCGTGCGATGGGTGTCGAGTATCGCTCGGTGGTTGCCGAGCGCCCGATCTGGGAGGCTCGCCAGCGCTGGATGGAAGGAAACCCACCCCAGGCCTACGCTGGATGGCAGACGGAATCCGCGTTTGCCGAGGAGATACAGAAAAGCCTGCAAAAGGAGGGCATAACCATTGATTCCCAGAGCCTCCGCGAGTCCCGTCACGAAGGCGATCTCGTCCGGATGGAACTGGAACTCAGCCTCAAGGCGGACCTCGAGCATATCGTCCGCTGGCTTTACTCGATTCAGCAGCCTGGTCGCTACATCGTCATTGAGGAGATGAACCTCAAGTGCCTCGATAAAGGTGACACAATGATTGTTCGCTTGCGTGTCACC
- a CDS encoding prepilin-type N-terminal cleavage/methylation domain-containing protein, producing MKLSSQYPASRWRKCATDPGGAFSLVEILVTVAIIGVLFLTITAMTRSSMTRAKDVQCVSRVRSLASGILQYTQDQGEFPRSLHSASGAGKPVWAIAILPYIGTDETPTGAAWDAMFEKMFRCPADTNRTSKIYSYALNVHFELNPDSDDYPGSPLIWRRPASVISPGATILLAEPKAVFYADHIMSHQWTTARAVTNAIDGLRHGKKSNYAFADGHVETMSPGDTFNPAKGINLWNPSLARRQ from the coding sequence GTGAAGCTGTCATCACAATATCCTGCCAGTCGGTGGCGCAAATGCGCCACCGACCCCGGCGGGGCATTTTCTCTGGTGGAAATCCTCGTGACCGTTGCCATCATCGGCGTCCTTTTTCTGACGATCACCGCCATGACCCGGAGTTCCATGACGCGAGCCAAAGATGTCCAGTGCGTTTCCCGCGTACGCAGTCTCGCCTCGGGTATCCTGCAGTACACTCAGGATCAGGGGGAGTTTCCTCGCAGCCTGCATAGCGCATCGGGTGCAGGAAAACCCGTTTGGGCAATCGCGATTCTGCCGTACATCGGCACCGATGAAACGCCAACTGGGGCAGCCTGGGATGCGATGTTTGAAAAAATGTTCCGCTGCCCGGCGGATACAAACCGTACTTCAAAGATTTATAGCTATGCGTTGAACGTGCATTTTGAGTTGAACCCTGACAGCGACGACTATCCCGGCAGCCCGTTGATCTGGCGGCGTCCCGCCAGTGTGATCTCGCCGGGTGCGACGATTCTCCTCGCGGAGCCTAAGGCTGTTTTCTACGCCGACCATATCATGAGCCATCAGTGGACCACGGCTCGCGCAGTCACCAATGCCATCGACGGTTTGCGCCATGGCAAGAAATCCAACTACGCTTTCGCCGATGGTCATGTGGAGACGATGTCGCCGGGAGACACCTTTAACCCCGCCAAGGGTATCAACCTGTGGAATCCCTCTCTGGCCCGCCGGCAATGA
- the chrA gene encoding chromate efflux transporter produces MPENADPPAPPPTRPSFWEATLYWLRLGCISFGGPAGQIAIMHTDLVKRKGWISEERFLHALNFCMLLPGPEAQQLATYIGWRLHGTAGGVVAGALFVLPAAILLWALSWLYAAAGSVPAIAAIFYGLQPAVIAIVAAAVLRIGRTALRNRAMWAVAGAAFTALFIFNISFVAVILAAAMTGAAGARWYPRYFTPSPSREATASVLDSEPLNHGRSLRIAMTCLILWWLPVALAHLWPEAIFASLGMFFSKAAMVTFGGAYAVLPFVAQQAVEHYHWLTAPQMVTGLGLAETTPGPLILVLEFVGFLAAWQHPGTLPPLVAGTLGAMMTLWVTFVPSFLFVLTGAPYMERLRGSHALGGALSTITAAVAGIILNLAVWFGLHVIFPVPHRVDFFALSLATVFFFGIWKGRWPVLPVVAASATLGLVVKLLIANP; encoded by the coding sequence ATGCCAGAGAACGCCGACCCCCCAGCTCCGCCTCCAACCCGGCCGAGTTTTTGGGAGGCTACCCTCTACTGGCTCCGGCTGGGATGCATCAGCTTTGGCGGACCCGCCGGACAAATCGCGATCATGCACACCGACCTGGTGAAGAGAAAAGGGTGGATCAGTGAGGAGAGGTTCCTGCATGCGCTGAACTTCTGCATGCTTCTGCCCGGCCCTGAGGCCCAGCAACTCGCGACCTATATCGGATGGCGGCTGCATGGGACGGCTGGAGGGGTGGTGGCAGGGGCGCTTTTCGTCCTGCCTGCGGCCATTCTGCTTTGGGCGCTAAGCTGGCTCTACGCAGCTGCCGGCTCCGTCCCAGCTATCGCGGCGATCTTTTATGGACTGCAACCGGCGGTGATCGCGATCGTGGCGGCAGCCGTTTTACGGATCGGCCGTACGGCCCTCCGCAATCGTGCAATGTGGGCGGTGGCTGGAGCGGCGTTTACGGCTTTGTTTATCTTCAATATCTCGTTCGTCGCGGTGATCCTGGCGGCGGCAATGACCGGAGCGGCGGGCGCACGGTGGTATCCACGCTATTTCACCCCGTCTCCCTCCCGCGAAGCCACAGCTTCCGTACTCGACAGTGAACCCCTCAACCATGGGCGAAGCCTCCGCATCGCCATGACCTGCCTGATCCTCTGGTGGCTCCCGGTGGCGCTGGCCCACCTGTGGCCAGAGGCAATCTTTGCAAGTTTGGGAATGTTTTTCAGCAAGGCGGCCATGGTCACCTTTGGTGGGGCCTACGCAGTGCTACCATTTGTCGCGCAGCAGGCGGTGGAGCACTACCACTGGCTGACCGCGCCGCAAATGGTGACCGGGCTGGGTCTGGCCGAAACCACCCCGGGACCGCTGATCCTGGTTCTAGAGTTCGTCGGGTTCCTGGCCGCATGGCAGCATCCCGGCACGCTGCCCCCGCTCGTGGCAGGTACGCTGGGAGCGATGATGACGCTCTGGGTAACCTTTGTCCCAAGCTTTCTTTTTGTCCTGACCGGCGCCCCGTACATGGAAAGGCTGCGCGGTTCGCATGCCCTGGGTGGCGCTCTTTCGACAATCACCGCAGCAGTGGCTGGAATCATTCTGAACCTTGCGGTCTGGTTTGGACTCCATGTGATCTTCCCGGTCCCACACCGAGTTGACTTTTTTGCCTTGTCCCTGGCCACCGTGTTTTTCTTTGGCATCTGGAAAGGCCGGTGGCCGGTACTACCGGTGGTCGCGGCTTCGGCCACGCTCGGCCTGGTGGTGAAGCTCTTAATCGCCAATCCCTGA